One part of the Fusobacterium pseudoperiodonticum genome encodes these proteins:
- a CDS encoding radical SAM protein produces the protein MYKHVFGPVPSRRLGISLGVDLVVSKSCNLNCIFCECGATKKIQLERQRFKDMNEILEEISTVLTDIQPDYITFSGSGEPTLSLDLGNISRAIKEDLKYQGKICLITNSLLLADEKLMKELEYIDLIVPTLNTLTQDIFEKIVRPDYRTSVEEIRKGFINLNKSKYKGKIWIEIFILENINDNDKNFVDIANFLKSENIRYDKIQLNTIDRVGAERDLKAISFEKISRAKKILEENGLNNIEIIKSLGELEEDKKIQVNQELLDNMKQKRLYQEEEINKIFKKN, from the coding sequence ATGTATAAGCATGTATTTGGACCTGTTCCATCAAGAAGGTTAGGTATATCTTTAGGAGTTGATTTAGTAGTTAGTAAAAGTTGTAACCTTAACTGTATCTTCTGTGAATGTGGAGCGACTAAAAAAATTCAACTAGAAAGACAAAGATTTAAAGATATGAATGAAATACTTGAAGAAATATCAACAGTATTAACAGATATACAGCCTGACTATATAACATTTTCTGGAAGTGGAGAGCCCACTTTAAGTTTGGATTTAGGTAATATTTCTAGAGCTATAAAAGAGGATTTAAAATATCAAGGTAAGATTTGTTTAATTACTAACAGCTTACTTCTAGCAGATGAAAAGCTTATGAAAGAATTAGAATATATAGATTTAATTGTTCCTACTCTAAATACATTGACTCAGGATATTTTTGAAAAAATTGTTAGACCTGACTACAGGACAAGTGTGGAAGAAATCAGAAAAGGTTTCATCAATCTAAATAAATCTAAATATAAAGGAAAAATTTGGATAGAAATTTTTATTCTTGAAAATATTAATGATAATGACAAAAATTTTGTAGATATAGCTAATTTTTTAAAATCTGAAAATATTAGATACGATAAAATTCAATTAAATACTATTGATAGAGTTGGAGCAGAAAGAGATTTAAAAGCTATAAGTTTTGAAAAAATTTCAAGAGCTAAGAAGATTTTAGAGGAAAATGGACTAAATAATATAGAAATAATAAAGAGCTTAGGTGAACTTGAAGAAGATAAGAAAATTCAAGTAAATCAAGAACTTTTAGATAATATGAAACAAAAGAGATTATACCAAGAAGAAGAGATCAATAAGATTTTTAAAAAAAATTAA